From a region of the Alnus glutinosa chromosome 1, dhAlnGlut1.1, whole genome shotgun sequence genome:
- the LOC133882434 gene encoding amine oxidase [copper-containing] alpha 3, peroxisomal-like encodes MKIELAMASTLKLMLFLLFSIYTFSPVSSHEHHPLDSLTPSEFTLVRTIVKKSYPSPNHNLTFQYIGLDEPDKSTVLSWLSNPASKPPPRRALVITRLEKQSHEIMVDLSTRSIVSDKVYNGHGYPLLTSDEQVAATELPKTYKPFIESMNKRSLILSDVVCSTYSVGWFGEVKSKRVLKLLCFYTDGTVNLYLRPLEGITLVVDLDEMKIVEYYDRFIVPVPKAEGTDYRASKQTPPFGPRLHGAAFVQPEGPGFKIDGHTVSWANWVFHLGFDVRAGPIISLASIHDPEKQAYRRVLYRGFISELFVPYMDPSEEWYYKTFFDSGEFGFGQSAVSLEPYADCPSNAVFLDAYYAAADGTPVKMPNTFCIFERYGGDIMWRHTELGIPHEVIREVRSEVSLVVRMVATVGNYDYVLDWQFMPSGSIKFGVGLTGVLEVKAATYTHTDEIKEDIHGTLLTENTIGVYHDHFLTYYLDLDVDGKDNSFVKNNLETTRVKDRSSPRKSYWTIVSETAKTEFDARIQLGLKASELVVVNPNKKTRLGNNVGYRLIPGPVTHPLLSYDDYPQIRGAFTNNDVWVTPYNKSEKWAGGLYVDQSRGDDTLAVWSLRNRKIENKDIVLWYTIGFHHVPCQEDFPVMPTLSGGFELRPTNFFESNPVLKTRSTTSHVHWPNCTTRP; translated from the exons ATGAAGATAGAGCTAGCCATGGCTTCGACGTTGAAACTAATGCTCTTCTTACTCTTCTCCATCTACACCTTCTCCCCGGTCTCAAGCCACGAGCACCACCCGCTAGACTCTCTAACCCCATCCGAGTTCACCCTGGTTCGAACCATAGTCAAGAAGTCATACCCCAGCCCTAACCACAACCTAACCTTCCAGTACATAGGTTTGGACGAGCCAGACAAATCCACCGTCCTCTCATGGCTATCAAACCCCGCCTCCAAACCCCCACCTCGCCGGGCCCTCGTCATCACACGCCTGGAGAAACAATCCCACGAGATTATGGTGGACTTATCCACCCGTTCGATAGTCTCCGATAAAGTTTACAATGGACACGGCTACCCTTTGCTTACCTCTGACGAACAAGTTGCTGCAACGGAATTGCCGAAAACATACAAGCCCTTTATCGAATCCATGAATAAGAGGAGCCTGATCTTATCAGATGTCGTTTGCTCCACTTATTCAGTTGGGTGGTTCGGAGAGGTGAAGAGTAAGAGGGTGTTGAAGCTGCTGTGCTTCTATACAGATGGGACGGTTAATCTGTATTTGAGACCCTTGGAGGGAATAACGTTGGTGGTTGACCTGGATGAGATGAAGATTGTTGAATACTACGATAGGTTCATTGTCCCGGTGCCAAAAGCTGAGGGTACAGACTACCGGGCTTCCAAGCAGACGCCGCCGTTCGGTCCGCGTTTACACGGTGCAGCCTTCGTGCAACCCGAAGGACCAGGATTTAAGATTGACGGGCATACTGTCAG TTGGGCCAACTGGGTCTTCCACCTAGGATTCGACGTTCGAGCTGGTCCAATAATTTCTCTAGCCTCAATACACGACCCTGAGAAGCAGGCATATCGGCGGGTGCTATACAGAGGATTTATATCCGAGCTGTTTGTGCCTTACATGGACCCATCCGAGGAATGGTACTACAAAACCTTTTTCGATTCCGGCGAATTTGGGTTCGGTCAATCTGCGGTGTCGCTCGAGCCCTATGCCGATTGCCCTTCCAATGCAGTATTTCTGGACGCATATTATGCCGCGGCGGATGGTACGCCTGTGAAAATGCCAAACACCTTTTGTATATTCGAGCGTTATGGGGGAGACATAATGTGGCGTCACACAGAATTGGGGATTCCACACGAAGTT ATAAGAGAAGTTAGGTCAGAGGTGAGCCTAGTGGTGAGGATGGTCGCAACAGTGGGTAACTATGACTACGTTCTTGATTGGCAGTTCATGCCCAGCGGCTCCATTAAATTCGGG GTTGGGCTAACAGGAGTGTTAGAAGTAAAGGCTGCAACATACACTCACACAGATGAGATAAAGGAGGATATCCACGGCACCTTGCTAACAGAGAACACGATAGGCGTCTACCACGACCACTTTTTGACGTACTATCTCGACCTCGACGTGGATGGTAAGGACAACTCCTTCGTGAAGAACAATTTGGAGACAACCCGAGTGAAAGACCGTAGCTCACCAAGGAAGAGTTATTGGACAATTGTGAGTGAGACGGCTAAAACTGAATTCGATGCTCGAATTCAGCTGGGGTTGAAGGCTTCTGAGCTAGTAGTGGTGAATCCCAACAAGAAAACCAGACTCGGGAACAACGTTGGTTATCGGCTAATTCCAGGGCCGGTGACACACCCTCTTCTGTCGTACGATGATTACCCACAAATCCGGGGAGCCTTCACTAATAATGACGTGTGGGTCACGCCCTATAACAAGTCAGAAAAATGGGCAGGAGGACTATACGTTGATCAGAGCCGAGGAGATGATACCTTAGCAGTTTGGAGCCTCag GAATAGGAAGATTGAAAACAAGGATATAGTGTTATGGTACACCATTGGATTTCATCATGTCCCTTGCCAGGAAGATTTCCCAGTGATGCCGACATTGAGCGGTGGGTTCGAACTCCGGCCGACCAATTTCTTTGAGAGCAATCCAGTCCTTAAAACAAGATCTACGACTAGTCACGTACACTGGCCTAACTGCACCACCCGACCGTAG
- the LOC133882417 gene encoding amine oxidase [copper-containing] alpha 3, peroxisomal-like isoform X2, producing MASTLKPMLFILFSIYTFSPVSSHQHHPLDPLTPSEFTLVRTIVKKSYPSPNHNLTFQYIGLDEPDKPSVLSWLSNPASRPPPRRAFVITRVEKQSHEITVDLSTRSIVSDKVHNGHGYPLLTFDEQVAATKLPQTYEPFIESIKKRGLNLSDVVCSTFSIGWFGEVKSKRVLKLLCFYTDGTVNLYVRPLEGITLVVDLDEMKIVEYYDRFIVPVPKAEGTEYRASKQKPPFGPRLHGAAFVQPDGPGFKIDGHTVSWANWVFHLGFDVRAGPIISLASIHDPEKQAYRRVLYRGFISELFVPYMDPSEEWYYKTFFDSGEFGFGQSAVSLEPYADCPSNAVFLDAYYAAADGTPVKIPNTFCIFERYGGDIMWRHTELGIPNKVIREVRPEVSLVVRMVATVGNYDYVLDWQFKPSGSIKFGVGLTGVLEVKAATYTHTDEIKEDIHGTLLTENTIGVYHDHFLTYYLDLDVDGKDNSFVKNNLETTRVKDRSSPRKSYWTIVSETAKTEFDARIQLGLKASELVVVNPNKKTRLGNNVGYRLIPGPVTHPLLSYDDYPQIRGAFTNNDVWVTPYNKSEKWAGGLYADQSRGDDTLAVWSLRNRKIENKDIVLWYTIGFHHVPCQEDFPVMPTLSGGFELRPTNFFESNPVLKTRSTTSHVHWPNCTTRP from the exons ATGGCTTCAACGTTGAAACCAATGCTCTTCATACTCTTCTCCATCTACACCTTCTCGCCGGTCTCAAGCCATCAGCACCACCCGCTAGACCCTCTAACCCCATCCGAGTTCACCCTGGTCCGAACCATAGTTAAGAAGTCATACCCCAGCCCTAACCACAACCTAACCTTCCAGTACATAGGTTTGGACGAGCCAGACAAACCCAGCGTCCTCTCATGGCTATCAAACCCCGCCTCCAGACCCCCACCTCGCCGGGCCTTCGTCATCACACGTGTGGAGAAACAATCCCATGAGATCACGGTGGACTTATCCACTCGTTCGATAGTCTCCGATAAGGTTCACAATGGACACGGCTACCCTTTGCTTACCTTCGACGAACAAGTTGCTGCAACCAAATTGCCACAAACATACGAACCATTTATTGAATCCATTAAGAAGAGGGGGCTGAACTTATCAGATGTCGTTTGCTCCACGTTTTCAATCGGGTGGTTCGGAGAGGTGAAGAGTAAGAGGGTGTTGAAGCTGCTGTGCTTCTATACAGATGGGACGGTCAATTTGTATGTGAGACCCTTGGAGGGAATAACGTTGGTGGTTGATCTGGATGAGATGAAGATTGTTGAATACTACGATAGGTTCATTGTTCCGGTTCCAAAAGCTGAGGGGACAGAGTACCGGGCTTCCAAGCAGAAGCCACCGTTCGGTCCGCGTTTACACGGTGCAGCCTTCGTGCAACCCGACGGACCAGGGTTTAAGATTGACGGGCACACTGTCAG TTGGGCCAACTGGGTCTTCCACCTAGGATTCGACGTTCGAGCAGGTCCAATAATTTCTCTAGCCTCAATACACGACCCTGAGAAGCAGGCATACCGGCGGGTGCTATATAGAGGATTTATATCCGAGCTGTTTGTGCCTTACATGGACCCATCTGAGGAATGGTACTACAAAACCTTTTTCGATTCCGGCGAATTTGGGTTCGGTCAATCTGCGGTGTCGCTCGAGCCCTATGCCGATTGCCCTTCCAATGCAGTATTTCTGGACGCATATTATGCCGCGGCAGATGGTACGCCTGTGAAAATACCAAACACCTTTTGTATATTCGAGCGTTATGGGGGAGACATAATGTGGCGTCACACGGAGTTGGGGATTCCAAACAAAGTT ATAAGAGAGGTTAGGCCAGAGGTGAGCCTAGTGGTGAGGATGGTCGCAACAGTGGGCAACTATGACTACGTTCTTGATTGGCAGTTCAAGCCCAGCGGCTCCATTAAATTCGGG GTTGGGCTAACAGGAGTGTTAGAAGTAAAGGCTGCAACATACACTCACACAGATGAGATAAAGGAGGATATCCACGGCACCTTGCTAACAGAGAACACGATAGGCGTCTACCACGACCACTTTTTGACGTACTATCTCGACCTCGACGTGGATGGTAAGGACAACTCCTTCGTGAAGAACAATTTGGAGACAACCCGAGTGAAAGACCGTAGCTCACCAAGGAAGAGTTATTGGACAATTGTGAGTGAGACGGCTAAAACTGAATTCGATGCTCGAATTCAGTTGGGGTTGAAGGCTTCTGAGCTAGTAGTGGTGAATCCCAACAAGAAAACCAGACTCGGAAACAACGTTGGTTATCGGCTAATTCCAGGGCCGGTGACACACCCTCTTCTGTCGTACGATGATTACCCACAAATCCGGGGAGCCTTCACTAATAATGACGTGTGGGTCACGCCCTATAACAAGTCAGAGAAATGGGCAGGAGGACTATACGCTGATCAGAGCCGAGGAGATGATACCTTAGCAGTTTGGAGCctcag GAATAGGAAGATTGAAAACAAGGATATAGTGTTATGGTACACCATTGGATTTCATCATGTCCCTTGCCAGGAAGATTTCCCAGTGATGCCGACATTGAGCGGTGGGTTCGAGCTCCGGCCGACCAATTTCTTTGAGAGCAATCCAGTCCTTAAAACAAGATCTACGACTAGTCACGTACACTGGCCTAACTGCACCACCCGACCGTAG